Proteins found in one Canis aureus isolate CA01 chromosome 19, VMU_Caureus_v.1.0, whole genome shotgun sequence genomic segment:
- the HESX1 gene encoding homeobox expressed in ES cells 1: MAPSLQEGAQLGERKPSSCSFSIESILGLDQKKDCIPSMKPHRPWADTCSSSGKDVNLCVHIPSLPNGISLPCTVDHPMPEEKFLKYENYFSASERLSLKRELSWYRGRRPRTAFTQNQIEVLENVFRVNCYPGIDIREDLARKLNLEEDRIQIWFQNRRAKLKRSHRESQFLMAKKNFNPNLLEEIEN, encoded by the exons ATGGCTCCCAGTCTTCAGGAGGGTGCTCAGCTTGGGGAACGCAAACCCTCATCCTGCTCCTTTTCGATTGAGAGCATTTTAGGATTGGACCAGAAGAAAGACTGTATTCCTTCAATGAAACCCCACAGGCCCTGGGCAGACACCTGCAGCTCCTCAG ggAAAGATGTTAACCTCTGCGTTCATATCCCAAGCCTTCCTAATGGGATCTCACTCCCTTGTACTGTGGATCACCCAATGCCAGAAGAGAAATTTTTGAAATACGAAAATTACTTTTCGGCCTCAGAAAGGCTGTCTTTGAAAAGAGAACTGAGCTGGTATAGGGGCCGGAGACCCAGAACTGCTTTTACTCAAAACCAG ATTGAAGTGTTGGAAAATGTCTTTAGAGTAAACTGCTATCCCGGCATTGATATCAGAGAAGACTTAGCTCGGAAATTGAATCTAGAGGAAGACAGAATCCAG ATCTGGTTCCAAAATCGGCGTGCAAAGCTGAAAAGGTCCCATAGAGAATCACAGTTTCTAATGGCGAAAAAAAATTTCAACCCAAATCTCCTGGAAGAGATAGAAAACTAA